In one window of Candidatus Vicinibacter affinis DNA:
- a CDS encoding DUF551 domain-containing protein: MQWISVKDRLPEVGQYILICNSNADEDNIVCEAVYLDNFFYISQINERAELVTHWMKLPEPPKD; encoded by the coding sequence ATGCAATGGATATCAGTTAAAGACAGGCTCCCGGAAGTTGGGCAATATATTTTGATTTGTAACTCAAATGCAGATGAAGACAATATAGTATGTGAGGCTGTTTATCTTGACAATTTTTTTTATATTAGTCAGATAAATGAAAGAGCAGAGCTTGTCACACATTGGATGAAATTACCTGAACCGCCAAAAGATTAA
- a CDS encoding methyltransferase domain-containing protein produces MKTLILGCGSHVNTKEKDHIYCDLRPYQNVDVVHDLDVYPWPFEDNSILNISAVHLVEHLKNGLLPFMDECWRILMPGGALYIETPCAGMDPDLEFADPTHVRCYRPHTFTNYFLRSEIGKLNYTTRAWNILHLSVPESGPNKNCIIVHCNAIK; encoded by the coding sequence ATGAAAACTTTAATTTTAGGTTGTGGTTCCCATGTGAACACCAAAGAAAAGGACCACATATACTGTGATTTAAGACCTTATCAGAACGTGGATGTTGTTCATGACCTTGATGTTTACCCTTGGCCATTTGAAGATAATTCAATTTTGAATATTTCAGCAGTCCACCTGGTAGAGCATTTAAAAAACGGATTATTGCCGTTCATGGATGAATGTTGGCGAATTCTCATGCCTGGGGGAGCATTGTATATTGAAACACCTTGTGCAGGGATGGACCCTGATTTGGAGTTTGCAGACCCCACTCATGTGAGATGTTACCGACCGCACACATTTACAAATTATTTTCTTAGGTCTGAAATTGGAAAGCTGAATTACACAACAAGAGCCTGGAATATACTTCATTTATCAGTTCCGGAATCAGGCCCAAATAAGAATTGCATCATTGTTCACTGTAACGCAATTAAATGA
- a CDS encoding DUF3127 domain-containing protein, whose product MNISGKIHKIFPEERKSDKFTMRNFVLDTGARYGNLVIFQLTNDKCGLADKVKPGDNVDVSFDIVGNESKDRFFVNLNAFKIERN is encoded by the coding sequence ATGAACATATCAGGTAAAATCCACAAGATATTTCCAGAAGAAAGGAAATCGGATAAATTCACAATGAGAAACTTTGTCCTTGACACTGGCGCAAGGTATGGCAACTTAGTCATTTTCCAATTGACAAACGACAAGTGTGGCCTTGCCGACAAAGTAAAGCCAGGGGATAATGTTGATGTCTCATTCGACATTGTGGGCAATGAATCAAAGGATAGGTTCTTTGTTAACCTAAACGCATTTAAGATTGAAAGGAACTAA